TTCTTCTCCTTTCCGCAGGCGATGCGCTTCCTCGTCCCGGCGTATCAGGCCGGTGACCTCCTGGTCGTGCACGGCGCCGGGCTCACGTACAACACGCGTTCGCACTTCGACGCCCAGCACTTCATGGAAGTGGGCAAGGCGAACGACCAGAGCGTCAACACCGGGTGGCTGGGACGGCACCTGGCGACGACGTCGCCCATGAAGAACGGTGCGGCCGTGCGCGCCATCGGAATCTCGGACGGCCTGGTGGACACGCTCAAGGGGGGGCCGCAGACCGTCCCGATGACCGACCCGGCCAACTACGGCATCGGCGGGAGCGCCACCACGCGCGACGCACGCACCGCCTGGCTGCAGGCCGACTACACCGACTCGCTCGAGCCGGCCAAGACCGCGGCCATGAACGCCATCAGCACGATCAACCTGCTTCGCTCGCTCAACATCGGGGCGTACGCACCGGCCAACGGTGCGGTGTATCCCAATACCGGGCTCGCCCGCGGGCTGCGCTCGACCGCGGCCCTCATCAAGGCCGACATCGGCGTCGAAGCGGTGCACCTGGACATCGGCGGCTGGGACACGCACACCGACCAGAACCCGCTCACCGGTGGCATGTCGACGACGATGACGCAGCTGTCGGGCGCGTTAGGCGCCTTCTGGCAGGACTGCATCTCCAGCGGCCTGGCGCAGAACGTCACCGTCGTCGTCCTCTCCGAGTTCGGGCGCAACGTGCGCGAGAACGGGAGCCGCGGCACCGATCACGGGCGCGGCACGGCGATGTTCGCCATGGGGCGCGGGATCCGTGGCGGGCGCGTCCTCACGAACAATTGGCGGCCGCTCGCCCAGGAGAACCTGGTCGATCGCCAGGACCTCGCCGTCAGCATCGACTACCGCGACATCCTCGGCGAGATCGTCCAGAACCGCCTCGGCAACTCGAACCTCAGCACCGTGTTTCCGGGATACGTGCCGGCATTCCGCGGCGTCACCAAGTAGCGACCGGGGGGGGCCGGCACGGAGCGCACCCCGCAGAGCCCCCGGCACGGCTGGGGCCGGGCGACGGCAGGAGTCGAGACGACGCGAGGGCCCCCGGGTGCCGGGGGCCCTCGCTCGTTTGTGTCATGCCCCGCCTGCCCGCAAACGCCCATCCTGCAGCTGACGGAAGGCGCGCCGGCCCGCCATCGATCACGGCACCACGTCGACCTCGCCATCCATGCCGTTGTGCAGCGTGCAGGTGTACTTGAACAGGCGCACGCTGTTGAACTGGCGCGAGATGGTCTGGTTGGCGACCTGTCCGGGGATGTCGGCCGGGGCGCCCTGCACGCGCTCGAAGATCACGTTGTGGGCGAGCGACGGAAAGACGTAGTTCACGGTGCCACCCTGCTTGAGCGTGGCGCGGAACGGCGTGAACGACAGCCCGGGCATGTTGACCGTCACCACGGTCGCCGCGGCGGCGACCGTCACCTGCGCCGAGGCGCTCTTCCCCGAGATCGTCGCCGTGATGCTGGCGCTTCCCACGGCGTTGGCCGTCACCAGCCCGGTCGCGTTGACCGAGGCAACGGCGCTGTTCGAGGTGGTCCACGTGGCCGCCGGTGCGGTGGCGATCGTGTTGCCCTGCGCATCCTTGGCGACGGCCGTCAGCTGGTCGCTGAGACCGGGGAGCATCGACAGGCTCGGTGCGTTGAGCGCGACGGACGCCACGCCACCGGGACCGACGGTGTTCTCGCCCCCGCCGCCGCAGGCCGAAAGCACGGCGAACACTGCTACCATTCCGACTTTCTTCAGCATGTGTCTTTCCTCCAGTCGTTCAACTTGGCGACACCCCCTCTCGGCGCGCGGTGACCTCACGCACGGCCAAGCACGCAGGGCCGTGTTCGGCGCAATACCAGCCGTGGTGATCGAGGAAGACCTGGTGAATCCCCCCGTCACGCTCGTAGCGCACCTTGTACATCGCCTGCACCCGCGTGCGCTCTCCGGCGATCGCGCGCGCGTCCAGTTCCTCGACGAAGATGCGTTGCGGCCAGAAGTCGAACTGGCTGTCCGGCGAACGGGGGCGTGGCACGGGCGGGTGGCGCAGCGGCTGAGGGCGAGAGGGGCGGTCCGTCGCCCCAGAAGTTAGCCGCCCACTCCGCGAGGCGCAGGGCTGGCCCGATCGGGCGAAGCGCTCGGCAGCGGAGCGAGAGCGCGTGGGACAAGGCGACCCCTCACCCCGCAGCGGCGCCCCTCGCCTCGCAGAAACACGCCTCTGCCTCGCAGAGGCCACGAAGTCGCCCCGGTTGCGGCACAGCCGCGCGGGCGCAAGCTTGAGCGCGCCTTCCCCCGCCCCGTCCGTTTCGTGCGCACCTGGCAGCTTCTCTCCGTCGCACTGCTGGTCACCTTTGCCCTCCTCCTCCGCGCCGACTACGCGGGCGTGGCACAGCAGGTGTACCTCTTCAAGCCGCTATCGACGATGCTCGTCATCGCCATCGTCTTTCCAGCGGCGCGCCAGCCTGACGACACCTACGCGCGCCTGGTGGCGGTCGGCCTCCTCTTTTCGCTCGGCGGCGATGTCTTCCTCATGCTGCCGCGCGATCGCTTCGTCGCCGGGCTCGCGTCGTTTCTTGTCGCGCACCTGTTCTACATTGGCGCCTTCACGCGCGACGGTGGCTTTTCTCGGCACTCCAGCACCGCGCTCCCGCTGGTGGCGTTGGGGGCCATCCTGCTCTCGCTGCTCTGGCCCTTCCTGGGTCCATTGCGCCTCCCTGTCGCGGCATACATGCTCGTGATCCTGGTGATGGCGTGGCAGGCGCTCGAGCGCTCGCGGCTGGATGCGCACGATGGAGCGTGGTGGGCGGCGGTGGGGGCAGTGTTGTTCGTCGCGTCGGACGCGACCCTCGGGCTGGTGCGATTTCGCGCCGACTTCGCCGGATCGCGCGCCGTCGTCCTTGGCACCTACTACCTGGCCCAGTGGATGATCGCCACCTCGGCGCTCGTTCGCGCGGGGCAGCTCGCTCGTTAGGACACACGGAACAGCCATGAGTATCCTCGTCGAAGCGTGCGTCGATTCGGTGCAGGGGGCGATCGCCGCCGAGCACGCGGGTGCGGGCCGCCTGGAGTTGTGTGCCAACCTGGTGGAGGGGGGGACGACCCCGAGCGGCGGGATGATGCGCGCCGTCCTGCGGTGCGTCGGGATCCCGGTCTTCGCCATCGTGCGGCCGCGCGGCGGCGACTTCCTGTACGACGCCGCCGACATCGAGGTGATGCTGCGCGACATCGAGTTCGCCAAGTCGTGCGACGTCCACGGCATCGTGAGTGGGGCGCTCAACCCCAACGGGACGATCGACGAGGACGGGACGAGCGCCCTGCTCGAGGCGGCGCACCCGCTCCCCTTCACCTTCCACCGCGCCTTCGACGTCACGCGAGACCTGGACGAGTCGCTCGACGCGCTGCAGGCGTTAGGCGCGCACCGTGTCCTCACCTCTGGTGGTGCGCCCACGGCGCCGGAAGGCGTGGAGATGATCGCCCGCCTGGTACGCCGCGGCGGCGACCGCATCGTGGTGATGGCGGGCGGCGGGGTGCGTCACGGTAACGCCGCCCAGGTGGTGAAGGGGACCAAGGTGAAGGAAGTGCACCTGCGAGGCTCACGTCGCCTCGAAGGGCGCATGGCCTATCGCGCGCCGCACGTGCACATCGGACGTGCATTCGTCCCCGACGAATACGCCTGGGACGTGACCGACGGTGCCGAGATCGGCGCGGTCGTGCACGCCGTACAGGGCGGCGGCGCGTAAGCGAGCGCCCGCAGCGCTTACCAGGCGCTCGCGACGTCTATGACGCGCCCTTTCGCGCGATCACCACGACACTTCGCGCGGTCAGCATCCGCCAGTCGTTCATGGCGTCGAGGAAGGCGCGGTTCTCGTGCGCGACTTGCGGCGACTTGCGTCGGAGCCGGGCGCGGAATCCCGCATTCCCCGCCAGGAGCAATGGGAGGCAGGCCGCGAGCGACACGAACGCCGATCGCTTGAACCGATCGTAGGTGACGCCGACCGTCGACGCCCCGGCGTGCAGGAGGGCGTAGCCCAGGTAGTAGTAGCTGACGGGGTGGATGTGCCCTGAGGTATGCACCACGTCGTTGGACGAGAGCGAGAGCGGATTGAACAGCGTGGCGAACCCGGAATGCAGGACGCGCAGCCGGGAGTTCATGTTCAGGACGTTTGGTGTGCTGACGATCGCCGTTCCGCCAGGCTTGAGGACGCGCACGATCTCGCGGCAGAAGCGGAATTGGTCCTGTACGTGCTCGACGACCTCGACGCTGCAGACGACGTCGAAGTGGTTATCGGGATACGGGAGCGGAGCCTCGGCATCGAGCAGGTCGCAAGCGACGTGCGGATAGCGAAAGAGCCCGGGCGTGACGTCGCACGCCGCGAGGAGTTCCGCCGGACGCACGCCAAGCCGTGCCTGCGCAAAGTCGCCCACCGCCCGGGAGAAGAAGCCCTCGCCGGCCCCCAGGTCGAGCAACCGCGACTGCGGCGTGAGGAGCGGGAGCACGAGGTCGAGGATGCGGCGATTCGTGCTGGGGTGCGAGATCGCGCGAATCGCGGGTGCCGCTGTCTCCACCGCAGGCGCGACCATGTGGACCCTCGCTGGCACCTCGTGCGGCCGTGCTCGCCAGCGGCAATCGCTGCGGCGTGAGCGGTTGCGCGACATTAGGGGTCACGCGACGCGCCTGTCAAGGAAGTCACGCACACGCGTGCACCTGCGCCCCATCTGGCGAGGGCGTCCCTGCTCGACCGGGCAGGACCGCCGGTCTTCACCTGCACGCGATCATTGGAGAGGACGGCGCGCCTCGCGAGCAACGCGAGGCACGAAAGGCGCGCGAAGTGCGCGACCGACGGCCGGCGACCCCTGCCGTGCGCGCGCTCACGCACCGTCGCGAGACCGCGGGCCCCGCGCGCGACAGCTCAGGCCGCCCCGCCCAACGGCGTCGCCGCCAACCCGCCGTGTCGCGCTTCGTGCTCCAGGAGCCACTGCTTGCGCTCGATGCCACCGCCGTAACCCGTGAGCGACCCGTTGCTCCCGATCACCCGATGGCACGGGACGATGATCGAGATCGGGTTGCGACCGTTCGCGAGCCCCACCGCCCGCATCCCTTTGGGGTTGCCGATCTCGCGGGCGATGTCGCCGTACGACACGGTCTGCGCGTACGGGATGTCGCGCAACGCCATCCAGACACGGCGCTGAAACTCGGTGCCGTCGGGGGCGAGCGGGATCTCGAAGGTGACGCGGTTGCCGTCGAAATACTCCTGCAGCTGTCGTACGGCATCGACGAAGACCGCGTCGTTGCGCACCCAGTCTCCCCCGCGCTCCGGGCCGTGGGTGTGCGGGGTCATGTACAACCCGGTCAGGTGCCGGCCATCACCCGTCAGGAGCAATTCGCCCAGCGGCGATGGCATGGTGGTGAAGTAGATCACGTCGTCGGGTCGCATGGGATCAGCTCCTGGAGGGGGACGGATCGGCGGCGGAACGCCAGAGGTGCATGGCGGCGTACGCGCGCCACGGGCGCCATGATTCGGCGCGCTTGAGCAGTTGGGCCGCGGTCAGGTTTCCGGCGACGCGTCGCAGGACCAGGTCGTTGGCAGGGAAGGCGTCGGGCCAACGCAGGGCGCGCATGGCGATGTAGTGCGCCGTCCAGTCGCCGATGCCGGGAAGCGCCGTCAACGCCTTGATGGTGCGCCCGATGTCACCGCCACTGGCGAGCGAGAGCCCGCCCGACGCAACGGCGCGCGCGAGGGCGAGCACGGCATCGGCCCGCGCGCCTGGCATACCTAACGTCGCGATGTCGGCGGTCGTCAGGCGTGCCAGGCGTTCGGCGGTCGGCATGAGTCGCGTGAGCGAAGGCTGCGTACCGGCGTACGGCTCGCCGAATCGCTCCACCAGGCGCCCCATGACCGTGGTCGCCCCACGCACGCTCACCTGCTGCCCGAGTATCGCGCGCACGGCGAGGGCAAAACCATCGAGCGTCCCGGGGATGCGGACGCCGGCGAAGTCGGCAACGGTGGGCACGACGCCCGCGCGCACCAGGTGCCGCGCGATCACGTCGGGATTGGCATCGAGGTCGAGCAGGTCGCGCAGGCGCGCGAGCAGCGGCATGAGCGCCGGGACGAGCGACGACGAGATGCGTGCGACGATGAGGCCGTCTCGCGCTGGGCCGGCAGCCGCTGTCGCGCTGCGCCGAGCCCGTCGTTCGTCGCGCTCGCGCAGCTCCACGACGACGTGTCCGGTGACGCTCACCGTGCCTCCGACGGGAAGCGGCACCGTGTCGTCGGTGGAGAGCGCGATGGGGAGCATCACGGTCGCGGCGTATCGGCCCTCGCTAACAGACTCGGCCCCAGGAGCCGCGCGCGCCGCGAGGAAGTCGAGGAGCGCACGCCAGTGCAGCGGGGGGCGATAGTCGAGGGTGAGGACGACCTCGTCGGCATCGGGCGCTGCGGCGGCCGCACCATCCTCCGTCGCGAGCGGCGGATGTGTCGTCGACGCCTGGCCGGACACACGGCGGGGCGTGACGCCTTCCGCCGCGCGCTCCGACCCACGCGTTGGCCGACGTGCCGGTCCCCCCACCACGCCGACCCTGTCACCCGTGGTCGCCTCGGCCTCGCGGCGAAGTGTCGCCGGCGTTAGGCGATAGCGCGCCCTGAACGCGGCGTTGAATCGGCGCAGTGAATCGAAGCCGGCCGCAAAGGCGACCTGGCCAACGGGGAGCGCCGTCTCGTGCAGCAGTCGCTTGGCGAGCAGGAGGCGATGCGTGGTGGCGAGTTCAATGGGCGACACTCCGAGATGCTGCACGACCGAGCGCCGGAGGTGCCGCCCGGTCACCCCCAACGACGCGGCGAGCGCCTCGACCGAGCTGCCGTTGAGTGCTCCGGCGGCGATGGCGCGCGTGGCGCGCTCGGCGAGAACCGCGCCGGCGTCGACCGGGGCGTTCCCCGGCGCGAGTTCCGGGCGGCAGCGCAGGCAGGGGCGAAAGCCGGCCCGCTCGGCCGCTGCCGGGTTGGAGAAGAAGCGACAGTTGCCCTCGCGCGGCGTCTTGGCGCGGCAGACCGGACGGCAATAGATGCGCGTCGACGTCACGCCGACGAAGAAGACGCCGTCGAAGCGCGCGTCGCGCGCGATGAGGGCCCGGTAACAGGAGGGGCGATCGAGTGGCATGGAGGGAGTGTAACACCCCCGAACGCGCCGCACTCGCCGTTTTCGGACACGACAACCGGCGCGGGAATGCCCGCACCGCCGGGACGACGCGCCCGCGCTACCGCTGTTCGAGGAGGAGCAGCAGCCCCTTCTTTCCAGGGACGGTGATGGCGTCACCCGGTCCCCAGCTCCCAGCCACCTGGAACTGGTCGATGGCCGGCGCGCGCAGCCGCGTGCGCGCCGGGTCGAGCCCCAGTGCCTTCCAGTCGATGCGGAGCGTCACCTTCGTGTCCGCGTCGCGCCACGAGCCTAACGACACCATCGCCTTGCCGGGCCGCCGCCACGTCGTGGCCAGGATCGCGCTGTCGCCGGTCGTCACGGGCGCCTCCCCCGACCACCAGCCAAGCATCCGGCTCTGCTGGATGCCGAAGCCATCCCACACCTTCCACAGCGGGGCGGGGTCGCCGCTCCACGGCAGGCGGGCGGTCATTCCCATCGTCATCCCGCGCCACGGGTTGCCGCCCTTCTCCAGCATCTCGCCCATGAGCCCGAAGGGAATGCCGGAGACCTCCACCAGCCAGTAGTCGCTCGCCGAGTCGTAGTCGAAGTACTCGCCGAACCAGAGGCGATTGAGGAAGGGGAAGTGCTCCAGGTACAGGTTGGCGCTCGAGGCGAAACCGTCGCGCGGGTTGTACTGGTTGGCCGAGTGGAGGTCGATCATGGCGCCGGGGTTGCCGCGATCCAGCACCTTGCGCACGCGCTTCATGGTGGTGCGATCGAAGGCGACGTCGTCGATGTAGAGTCCGTCGATCTTCTCGTGCTTCACCAGCCAGTCGAGTCCCTCCACGTAGAAGTTGTGCCAGCGCGAGACGCCGCTGTTGACCACCGCCGCATCCTTGTTCTCCGGCACGTGCCAGGCCGCGAGATAACTGCTGCCGAGGTGTTCCTGCAGCCACGAGTACCCCCCGCCCGGCCCGCCCGACAGGACCTCGTCGCCTAACGATCGCAGGGCGAAGAGCTCCGGCGCGTGGTTGGTGATCTCGCGCACCGTGTAGTAGATCTTGACCTTCATCTCCCGCGCGTGCGCCGAGTCGATGTAGGCGCGCATCTGCTGCGTCTCGATGAAGGGGTAGTTGATCCACGGATTCACGCGGTTGGCGTGATGCACGTTGACCGTGTTGGCCCCGCGCTTCGCGATCGAGTCGACGGGGACGAAGGCGTGGAAGTAGCGCGTCTTCCACTGCCCTGCCGTGTCGAGGGGCTTGAACGGGGTGATCATCAGGCGGAAGTCGAAGCGCAGCGAATCGCCAGGCTCCAGCGTGCGCGCCCCGGAGTGGCAGGTCACGGTCACCCGCGCCGGCGCACTCGCCGCGCCCGCCCCTTCCACGATGTCGCACCCGCCCTTGCCGCCATTCCCCCAGCTCCGCGGCAAGACGAGGGGCTTGGAGAGGTAGAAATTCGTGTTGAGCGGGCGCACGTAGTGCTCGTCCTTGAGCGTGAACTGCAGCCCCGCGCTCACGCTGCCTAACCACGCCGCGTCCTGGTTCTTCTTCTCCACGTCCCACGACCAGTGAAACTCGGCGGGACGCCGCCCCCCCTTCTGCCCCAGCCCCATCATGTATTCGGCCGCATCCGCCCGCATCGGGATCTCCAGGCGCACGTCGCCGAGCGCGGTGCGCTGTGCCGCGCGCAGTGTCACCACGTACTCCGTCGTCCCCTCGAACTCCATCTGTGCGCGCACGTGCATGCCGAGTGCGCCGGACTGGCGCGTGGCGGTCCACGCCACCGCGCCCGCGGCACGCTTGGCAATGGTGGCCGGGGCGCCCCGCCAGGCGAGGTCGTGCCCGGCGGAATCGCGCACGACCAGCCGCAACGGCGCGGCGAGCACCTCGCGCGGCGCCGTCCCGATCGCGGTGTTGCCGGCGGTGAAGTACGAACGGATCGCCGCCGGGAAGCCGTCGGGCCCGAAGGTGAGCGAGCGCCCGAGGACCCCCACGGTCGTCCCGGTGACGGTCATCGGCGTGTACGGCGGGACGAGCCCGTCGTCAGCCGCAAGCTGCGAGTTGAGCCAGCGCAGGCGCGTCAGCTGCGCTGGGTCGTCGTCGCCGCGGTTGACGATGGTGTCGGCTCCCACGCGCAGCGTGACGCGAACCGCACGGTCCTTGGCGTTGCTGCTGCCGATGGCGACCTCTCCTTCGTAGTCGCCGGGGACGGCATCGCGCGGCACCTGCACGCCGAACCAGAGCGGCTGCACCTTGCTGCGCTCCACGCGCAGCGCCCGCGCGAAGCGGCGCCCGGACCAGTCGACCCCCTCCAGGTTGAAGCAGGTGAAAGCCGACGCGGGGATGACCTCCGTCCCGCCCTTGCGCGTGAAGTTGGTCGCCTCGTACCGCATGGAGTCGATCGCCATGCGATGCGCCCACACGCCCACCTGGAAGGTGTAGTACTCGCCGCGTGCCGCCGTCCCGGTGAACGGACGAAAGGGCCCCTCCGCCCCCCACTTGGCCGGGATGTCATCCGTCATGCGGATCGAACGCGCACGATCCTCGGGAAAGGCGAAGAACTCGGCCCACGCGTACTTCGTGCGCATGGAGTCCAGTTCGGCGCGGCTGGCGATGTACTCCATCGCCGTGAAGCGCGAGAACTCGTCGATCGCGTCGAAGCCAACCATCACGGCGGGCGGCAGCGACTGGTACTGCTTGTATCGCGCCACCTGCGGAATGAGCCCGTTGCGCTGCATCCAGGCGGGATCGGCGCGGTCGTCAGGCGGGCGGTACGTGATCTTCGGATAGTTGGACTTGAAGGTCCCGGTGTAGGGGAGGTAGTAGATGTAGTAGTCGCCGGGAACGGTCGGGGCCTGAAAGACGAGGTCGCCGTACTCGCGCGTGATCTCCATGCGGGCCACGTTGCGCACGCGTAGCTGGGTGCGCGCATCCATGACGACGATGCCGACCTTGTCCGGCGTGGCATCGCGCCGGCGCCACGGGACGCGCACGTACACCGCGTCGCCGCCGCTCGTCACGCGAACCACGGCGCGGTGGTTGCCGAGTGAGTCGCGTTCCCACGTGCCAGTGCCATAGCGCAGCGGGCCCATGCGCGTGGCGCCAGCGCCTGGCGCCGGGACGGTTATGACCTGTGCGTGACTGGCGGGCGCGGCGAGCAGGGCCGGGGACGCCAACAGGAAGGCAACGAACGATCGCGATGTCCGAGTCATGCGCCGAATATGCGCC
Above is a window of Gemmatimonadota bacterium DNA encoding:
- a CDS encoding DUF1501 domain-containing protein, with product MSQNEHDDCACTEYNELVSRREFLGTTGGMSGAALYAWAYPEWLPKVSFADSFVANRDVIVSVFLRGGADGLSLCAPFGDPLYYTGRPTIAIPRPDSTAATKGIALDSFFSFPQAMRFLVPAYQAGDLLVVHGAGLTYNTRSHFDAQHFMEVGKANDQSVNTGWLGRHLATTSPMKNGAAVRAIGISDGLVDTLKGGPQTVPMTDPANYGIGGSATTRDARTAWLQADYTDSLEPAKTAAMNAISTINLLRSLNIGAYAPANGAVYPNTGLARGLRSTAALIKADIGVEAVHLDIGGWDTHTDQNPLTGGMSTTMTQLSGALGAFWQDCISSGLAQNVTVVVLSEFGRNVRENGSRGTDHGRGTAMFAMGRGIRGGRVLTNNWRPLAQENLVDRQDLAVSIDYRDILGEIVQNRLGNSNLSTVFPGYVPAFRGVTK
- a CDS encoding Ig-like domain-containing protein; the encoded protein is MLKKVGMVAVFAVLSACGGGGENTVGPGGVASVALNAPSLSMLPGLSDQLTAVAKDAQGNTIATAPAATWTTSNSAVASVNATGLVTANAVGSASITATISGKSASAQVTVAAAATVVTVNMPGLSFTPFRATLKQGGTVNYVFPSLAHNVIFERVQGAPADIPGQVANQTISRQFNSVRLFKYTCTLHNGMDGEVDVVP
- a CDS encoding lysoplasmalogenase, whose protein sequence is MRTWQLLSVALLVTFALLLRADYAGVAQQVYLFKPLSTMLVIAIVFPAARQPDDTYARLVAVGLLFSLGGDVFLMLPRDRFVAGLASFLVAHLFYIGAFTRDGGFSRHSSTALPLVALGAILLSLLWPFLGPLRLPVAAYMLVILVMAWQALERSRLDAHDGAWWAAVGAVLFVASDATLGLVRFRADFAGSRAVVLGTYYLAQWMIATSALVRAGQLAR
- a CDS encoding copper homeostasis protein CutC, whose amino-acid sequence is MSILVEACVDSVQGAIAAEHAGAGRLELCANLVEGGTTPSGGMMRAVLRCVGIPVFAIVRPRGGDFLYDAADIEVMLRDIEFAKSCDVHGIVSGALNPNGTIDEDGTSALLEAAHPLPFTFHRAFDVTRDLDESLDALQALGAHRVLTSGGAPTAPEGVEMIARLVRRGGDRIVVMAGGGVRHGNAAQVVKGTKVKEVHLRGSRRLEGRMAYRAPHVHIGRAFVPDEYAWDVTDGAEIGAVVHAVQGGGA
- a CDS encoding class I SAM-dependent methyltransferase; its protein translation is MVAPAVETAAPAIRAISHPSTNRRILDLVLPLLTPQSRLLDLGAGEGFFSRAVGDFAQARLGVRPAELLAACDVTPGLFRYPHVACDLLDAEAPLPYPDNHFDVVCSVEVVEHVQDQFRFCREIVRVLKPGGTAIVSTPNVLNMNSRLRVLHSGFATLFNPLSLSSNDVVHTSGHIHPVSYYYLGYALLHAGASTVGVTYDRFKRSAFVSLAACLPLLLAGNAGFRARLRRKSPQVAHENRAFLDAMNDWRMLTARSVVVIARKGAS
- a CDS encoding methylated-DNA--[protein]-cysteine S-methyltransferase: MIYFTTMPSPLGELLLTGDGRHLTGLYMTPHTHGPERGGDWVRNDAVFVDAVRQLQEYFDGNRVTFEIPLAPDGTEFQRRVWMALRDIPYAQTVSYGDIAREIGNPKGMRAVGLANGRNPISIIVPCHRVIGSNGSLTGYGGGIERKQWLLEHEARHGGLAATPLGGAA
- a CDS encoding helix-turn-helix domain-containing protein, with translation MPLDRPSCYRALIARDARFDGVFFVGVTSTRIYCRPVCRAKTPREGNCRFFSNPAAAERAGFRPCLRCRPELAPGNAPVDAGAVLAERATRAIAAGALNGSSVEALAASLGVTGRHLRRSVVQHLGVSPIELATTHRLLLAKRLLHETALPVGQVAFAAGFDSLRRFNAAFRARYRLTPATLRREAEATTGDRVGVVGGPARRPTRGSERAAEGVTPRRVSGQASTTHPPLATEDGAAAAAPDADEVVLTLDYRPPLHWRALLDFLAARAAPGAESVSEGRYAATVMLPIALSTDDTVPLPVGGTVSVTGHVVVELRERDERRARRSATAAAGPARDGLIVARISSSLVPALMPLLARLRDLLDLDANPDVIARHLVRAGVVPTVADFAGVRIPGTLDGFALAVRAILGQQVSVRGATTVMGRLVERFGEPYAGTQPSLTRLMPTAERLARLTTADIATLGMPGARADAVLALARAVASGGLSLASGGDIGRTIKALTALPGIGDWTAHYIAMRALRWPDAFPANDLVLRRVAGNLTAAQLLKRAESWRPWRAYAAMHLWRSAADPSPSRS